The Chitinophaga lutea genome contains the following window.
CCGGGTCCCAGTAATACACCGGCTGTTCGAGGCCGGTTTTCACCTGGATGCTGTCGCCGATCTTTTTACCGCTGTACTCGATACCGTAGGTGATGGTGGGCCAGCCGTAGTTTTTGCCGGCTTCCACCCGGTTCAGCTCGTCGCCGCCCCTCGGGCCGAACTCGGTTTCCCAGAGGTCGCCCGTTTCGGGATGAAACGCCAGGCCCTGTACGTTGCGGTGGCCGTAAGAATACAGTTCCGGCCGCGCGTCCGCTTTGCCTTCAAAGGGATTCCCGGCAACGGGTTTGCCTTCTTTGGTGATGCGCACGATTTTTCCCAGACCGGACTTCAAATCCTGCGCCTGCGGCCTCGTAGCCAGGTCGGAGCGCTCGCCGGTGCTCACGATCAGGTTGCCGGCTTTATCAAACAATATACGGCCGCCGTAGTGCAGCGTACCGTCGTATGCAGGGGTCGCCTGGTAGATCACCGTAGCGCCTTCGATGCTTTTTTCGTCGGCCGACAGTTTGCCTTTTGCTACAGCCGTGAGCGTACCGCCCGGCAGTTGCTGGGAAAACACCCAGTATACCATACGGTTGCTGCTGAAATCGGGGTCTACCCGCAGGCCCAGCAAACCGCCCTGGCCGTTTGAGTTGACAGGCGGAATGCCCGTGATTTGCGCACCCGTTTTACCATCGGCAGCGGCTATGCGCATGGTGCCTTTTTTCTCGGTGATGAGGAAACGGCCGTCGGGGAGCGAAGTGATGCCCCAGGGCGACTGGAGGCTGGAGTCCAGCACCCGGAAGTCGTACGCGGCGGAGGTGGTCACGCTGCCTATCCTGGTCTGTCCCGGAAATGCCGGCTGATATTCGGTATTTGCCTTTTGGGTTTCCACAGGAGGGCCGGTGACAATGGCGGGTGTGCTGTCTTTCGACGCAGTGTCTTTGTTCGCGGTGGAGCCCTGTCCGCAGGAGCTCACAGCCAATACGACGCCTGCGCAGAGCATGGCCGGCCAGTGAGGGTTCAGGTGTTTTTTCATATGGTTCTGACAGTTTACTGTACAAGATAAGGCAGTTTCGGGCAAAAACGGCCCCGTCCATCCATTTGGGGGATGAAATTATGATGAAAACACGGGCGGCTTTATCATACAACGGCACAACATTCAAGTGGTAACGACCAGGGTGCAGCATAGGCCCTTCATAAAAACGGCTGTGAAGAACAGATTTTCTCTCCAGCACGAAAGGGCGTAATTTCGGGATACATGAAAACACCTTGCACAATGGCCCTGCCGGCGGTATTGCCGTTCTGCAAGCCTCCTGCAAAAAACAACATCATGGAACAACGACTGAGCATTATTACCATCGGCGTAGACAGCCTGCCCGCCATCCGCGATTTTTACGAAAACAAATTCGGATGGAAGCCCGTGGCTGTCAATAAAGACATCGTATTCTACCAGACGGGCGGCAGCCTGATCTCATTCTTCCCGGCGAAGGTGCTGATGGACGACGCGAAGGTGCCATTCTCTCCCACCACCACACGG
Protein-coding sequences here:
- a CDS encoding PQQ-dependent sugar dehydrogenase, coding for MKKHLNPHWPAMLCAGVVLAVSSCGQGSTANKDTASKDSTPAIVTGPPVETQKANTEYQPAFPGQTRIGSVTTSAAYDFRVLDSSLQSPWGITSLPDGRFLITEKKGTMRIAAADGKTGAQITGIPPVNSNGQGGLLGLRVDPDFSSNRMVYWVFSQQLPGGTLTAVAKGKLSADEKSIEGATVIYQATPAYDGTLHYGGRILFDKAGNLIVSTGERSDLATRPQAQDLKSGLGKIVRITKEGKPVAGNPFEGKADARPELYSYGHRNVQGLAFHPETGDLWETEFGPRGGDELNRVEAGKNYGWPTITYGIEYSGKKIGDSIQVKTGLEQPVYYWDPVLSPSGITFYSGSGIPEWKNNLFIAGLSSTHIARLVIENNKVVGEERLLAGEGQRFRDITEGKDGALYAVTDGGRLYRIGKK